The genome window AGCGCTGATATTGGACGCAATTCTTGAAGCACTGTAAAGTGTCCTGGAGTTCTACCACGTATGTGGACGATGAGCCGGAACAAGCAGGACCTTGGGTTTGTTCTTGAAGGTCGCTCATTCACGGGCCGATGCCTTTATATCGCCCTCCACATGCTCTTCATATGAGAAATGACATGAAGAGTTGTGGTAGATCGCGTCGTGCGCACCCAGTGCATGACAAGCGTAGAGAAAGAGGTAATTCCCGTGGCAAACATTAAGTCCAAGAAGAAGCGCATCAAGACAAACGAAAAGGCTCGTCAGCGCAACAAGGCCATCCGTTCGCGCTTGCACACCGAGAACCGCAAGTTCCGTGAGCTGGTCGCTGCTGGTGACAAGGCTGGTGCCGAGGCTCAGCTTCGTCTGGCTTCCCGCGAGTATGACAAAGCCGTCACTAAGGGCACTCTTCACCGCAACAACGCTGCGAACAAGAAGTCTGCGATGGCCAAGTTGTTCAACTCGATGGACTAGTTTTCCGACGAG of Corynebacterium kroppenstedtii DSM 44385 contains these proteins:
- the rpsT gene encoding 30S ribosomal protein S20 — encoded protein: MANIKSKKKRIKTNEKARQRNKAIRSRLHTENRKFRELVAAGDKAGAEAQLRLASREYDKAVTKGTLHRNNAANKKSAMAKLFNSMD